Proteins from a single region of Pseudomonadota bacterium:
- a CDS encoding iron-sulfur cluster assembly accessory protein, giving the protein MPSASPSSSAPGGKAIMTMTDAAAQRIRTLMETADPGTVGLRIGVRARGCSGMTYTMTFDSRVQPADEVIREKGVTVIVDAAAVMFLAGSQMDYTDDGLQSSFVFRNPNEKGRCGCGESFQV; this is encoded by the coding sequence ATGCCTTCTGCCTCTCCTTCATCCTCCGCCCCCGGGGGCAAGGCCATCATGACCATGACCGATGCCGCCGCACAGCGCATCCGGACCCTGATGGAGACAGCGGACCCGGGCACGGTGGGCCTGCGGATCGGCGTGCGTGCCCGGGGCTGTTCCGGTATGACCTACACTATGACTTTTGACAGCCGGGTCCAGCCGGCGGACGAGGTAATCCGGGAGAAGGGCGTGACAGTCATCGTGGACGCTGCGGCTGTCATGTTCCTGGCAGGCTCGCAGATGGATTACACGGATGACGGCCTGCAATCCTCCTTTGTGTTCCGCAATCCCAACGAAAAAGGCCGGTGCGGCTGTGGGGAAAGCTTCCAGGTTTGA